Proteins found in one Sporosarcina sp. FSL K6-3457 genomic segment:
- a CDS encoding alpha/beta hydrolase family protein: MTSQSIVVHAGQANLSGVLHLPERVGQRKVPLIVLVHGFIGSKVGEHRLFVKAARYFTDKGYAVFRFDFSGCGESDGDYADVTVTKQLREVQAVLNVVSKLPQVDANNIIVIGHSLGGAVASLTAAKDRRVRKLILWSSVGKPYEDITEIIGAHAVETAATHGVVDYQGFHVSQTFLTDLKNHHPFEAIRSYREAALIIHAQEDEDVPKEHTARYFAALQQRPISEQVNTHYIKGADHTFSSYQFEHELFEESAEWLKKCYAYPRKIAL, from the coding sequence ATGACAAGCCAATCGATTGTAGTTCATGCGGGTCAAGCAAATCTTTCAGGCGTGCTTCATCTACCAGAGAGAGTAGGACAGAGGAAGGTTCCGCTTATTGTATTAGTCCACGGATTTATCGGCAGTAAAGTGGGCGAACATCGGCTATTTGTGAAGGCGGCACGTTATTTTACGGACAAGGGCTATGCAGTATTTCGTTTTGATTTTAGTGGTTGTGGGGAAAGTGATGGTGACTATGCGGATGTGACGGTAACGAAGCAGTTACGTGAAGTGCAGGCGGTGCTAAATGTTGTTTCCAAATTACCGCAGGTGGATGCAAATAATATTATTGTAATAGGTCATAGTCTTGGTGGTGCGGTGGCTTCGTTAACAGCAGCCAAAGATCGTCGCGTTCGTAAACTTATTTTGTGGTCGTCTGTGGGCAAGCCATATGAAGATATCACAGAAATTATAGGAGCGCACGCTGTGGAAACCGCGGCAACGCATGGAGTCGTTGATTATCAAGGATTCCATGTAAGTCAGACGTTTTTAACAGATTTGAAAAATCATCATCCCTTCGAAGCGATTCGCTCGTACCGAGAAGCGGCATTGATTATTCATGCGCAAGAGGATGAGGATGTACCAAAAGAACATACCGCCCGTTATTTCGCAGCATTGCAACAAAGACCTATTTCTGAACAGGTCAATACGCATTATATTAAAGGTGCGGATCATACGTTTTCAAGTTACCAATTTGAACATGAATTATTCGAGGAATCTGCTGAATGGCTAAAAAAGTGTTATGCGTATCCTAGGAAAATAGCATTATAG
- a CDS encoding DUF4085 family protein produces the protein MAFFTKAWYEQMQDAHALTVPESEEEWRDFIRGFEEDGDDVHVYLRDRLEQEKGRLLKVLPKEFHPFIEDGSINQPYLPKSVQEKLLIYLHEMEQNYREVFEQAHDHFESICDQIPKNFVTLKDARLHDSRILHIARKDDEIRLTIDSSGSFNNASCIVVTFKKVKEESSELPLMEAQWWLYEEVDIHDEGTVFSLLLDCPMTRWMVVAEDVIIEYYYKANSLPVWQDEESTLGATEEALSKREQGLQVKFPTAYRQLLAEQNGGQLTHSLIVATEKVVEIGPLFGANQLVREGDFVWLNHNVALQFHEDSEPVVVHRDIGQLAESFEQFLERCLSATYTDEYAVFSIPLAEEELESALLGEDLERMVRAWNTMNERPEKYVPLIEKGILFLLNQEDSNLYSMGSTNAFIFDNKGVLTAAFKEKLKEYED, from the coding sequence TTGGCATTTTTCACAAAGGCTTGGTACGAGCAAATGCAGGATGCGCATGCATTGACAGTGCCGGAATCAGAAGAGGAATGGAGGGATTTTATTCGAGGTTTTGAAGAGGATGGCGATGATGTTCATGTTTATTTGCGTGATAGATTGGAGCAAGAGAAAGGCCGGTTGCTAAAAGTACTGCCAAAGGAGTTCCATCCATTCATTGAAGATGGGTCAATCAATCAGCCGTATTTGCCGAAATCGGTACAGGAAAAGCTTCTCATCTATTTACATGAAATGGAGCAAAATTATAGGGAGGTATTTGAGCAAGCACATGACCATTTTGAGTCGATTTGTGATCAGATTCCCAAAAACTTTGTGACATTGAAGGATGCGAGGCTGCATGATTCTCGTATTCTACATATTGCTCGTAAAGATGATGAGATTCGTTTGACAATAGATAGCTCGGGTTCTTTTAATAATGCGAGCTGTATTGTGGTAACTTTTAAAAAGGTGAAGGAGGAATCTAGCGAGTTGCCGCTTATGGAGGCACAATGGTGGCTATATGAAGAGGTCGATATTCATGATGAAGGTACAGTGTTTAGCCTACTTTTGGATTGTCCAATGACGCGTTGGATGGTTGTCGCGGAGGATGTTATCATCGAGTACTATTACAAGGCAAATAGCTTACCTGTCTGGCAGGATGAGGAATCGACTTTAGGGGCTACAGAAGAAGCGCTATCCAAGAGAGAGCAAGGATTACAGGTAAAGTTTCCTACCGCATATAGGCAATTGCTCGCCGAACAAAATGGGGGGCAGTTGACGCATAGCTTGATTGTAGCAACTGAGAAAGTAGTGGAAATTGGACCGCTATTTGGTGCTAATCAGCTAGTGCGGGAGGGTGATTTTGTATGGCTTAATCACAATGTAGCATTGCAATTTCATGAAGATTCAGAGCCAGTTGTGGTCCATAGAGATATCGGGCAGCTCGCTGAAAGCTTTGAACAGTTTTTAGAACGTTGTTTGTCCGCTACATACACGGATGAGTATGCAGTATTTTCCATTCCTTTAGCAGAAGAAGAGCTAGAATCCGCTTTACTTGGAGAGGATTTGGAACGCATGGTACGGGCGTGGAACACGATGAATGAGCGACCGGAGAAATATGTACCGCTTATTGAAAAAGGTATACTGTTTTTATTGAATCAAGAAGACAGTAACCTATATTCGATGGGCTCGACGAATGCCTTTATTTTTGACAATAAAGGAGTTTTGACGGCAGCGTTTAAAGAGAAATTAAAGGAATATGAGGATTGA
- a CDS encoding PTS fructose transporter subunit IIABC has protein sequence MKILAVTACPVGIAHTYMAAENLQKAGNKLGIDMKVETQGSTGVENALTDRDIEEADGIIIAADKNVDKDRFAGKRIIVTGVQDGIRRPEELINQFKTGDVPVYKPGQRSLADTKKDRASKQNPIYRHLMNGVSYMIPFIVVGGLLIALALTLGGEKTPSGIVIPEDSIWKTIESLGGASFMFMIPILAGFIAVSIADRPGLAPGMIGGFIAANGSFYGSEAGAGFIGGIIAGFLAGYVALAIKKIKVPKALQPIMPIIIIPIFATLIVGLLFIYFIGAPVSSIFEALTTWLAGMQGTSSILLALILGAMISFDMGGPFNKVAFLFGSAMIVEGNYEIMGPIAVAICIPPIGMGLATFLNKKKYSETELETGKASFTMGLFGITEGAIPFAAQDPLRVIPSIMVGSMVGSVIAMIGNVGDRVAHGGPIVAALGAVDNVLMFFIAAIVGVLVTALMVNLLKKDVQLEPAMAGVPASTDVDDQQAAPEQAGKEIRSLTDITNEQLIDVNLRSSTRDDVIDEMIAKLDAAGVLESKEAFKEAIFKREAQSTTGIGANIAIPHGKSAAVKRPAVVFGLQRAGVDWNSLDGTAAKLIFMIAVPEESAGDEHLKILQMLSRRLMDEEFKENLLAVTTVEEAYRLLETIQ, from the coding sequence ATGAAAATTTTAGCAGTAACTGCTTGCCCAGTTGGAATTGCGCACACGTACATGGCTGCAGAGAATTTGCAAAAAGCAGGAAATAAGCTTGGTATTGATATGAAAGTTGAGACACAGGGTTCAACAGGCGTTGAAAATGCATTGACAGATCGTGATATTGAAGAAGCAGATGGCATTATTATTGCTGCTGATAAAAACGTTGATAAAGATCGATTCGCAGGGAAAAGAATCATTGTGACAGGTGTTCAAGATGGCATCCGCCGTCCTGAAGAGCTAATCAATCAATTTAAAACGGGTGATGTACCTGTCTATAAACCTGGTCAACGTTCACTTGCAGATACGAAAAAAGACCGCGCATCTAAACAAAATCCAATTTACCGTCATTTAATGAATGGTGTATCGTATATGATTCCATTTATTGTCGTTGGTGGTCTATTAATTGCCTTAGCCTTAACACTAGGGGGAGAAAAAACACCTAGTGGCATCGTGATTCCAGAAGATTCGATTTGGAAGACGATTGAAAGTCTTGGTGGCGCGTCCTTTATGTTCATGATTCCTATTTTAGCTGGCTTTATCGCAGTGAGTATTGCAGATAGACCAGGGCTAGCACCAGGAATGATTGGTGGATTTATTGCAGCAAATGGAAGTTTTTATGGAAGTGAAGCGGGAGCTGGATTCATCGGCGGAATTATCGCTGGATTCCTTGCAGGCTATGTTGCACTCGCTATTAAAAAGATAAAAGTACCAAAAGCACTTCAACCGATTATGCCAATTATTATTATACCGATTTTTGCAACACTTATTGTTGGCTTGCTCTTTATTTACTTTATCGGTGCACCTGTTTCAAGTATATTTGAAGCACTAACGACTTGGTTGGCGGGTATGCAGGGAACAAGTTCCATCCTATTAGCACTTATCCTTGGCGCGATGATTTCATTTGATATGGGAGGACCCTTCAACAAAGTTGCCTTTCTATTTGGTTCAGCTATGATTGTCGAAGGAAACTATGAGATTATGGGACCTATCGCGGTTGCCATTTGTATCCCGCCAATCGGAATGGGACTTGCCACGTTTTTGAATAAGAAGAAATATAGTGAAACAGAATTGGAAACGGGGAAAGCATCCTTTACGATGGGCTTGTTTGGGATAACTGAAGGAGCCATTCCTTTTGCGGCACAAGATCCACTTCGGGTTATTCCAAGTATTATGGTCGGTTCGATGGTCGGTTCCGTCATTGCGATGATTGGTAACGTAGGTGATCGGGTTGCGCATGGTGGCCCGATTGTAGCTGCTCTTGGTGCTGTTGATAATGTATTGATGTTCTTCATCGCGGCGATTGTCGGTGTACTTGTCACAGCGCTTATGGTTAACCTCTTAAAGAAAGATGTTCAGCTGGAGCCGGCGATGGCTGGTGTGCCTGCTTCGACTGATGTCGATGATCAGCAGGCGGCGCCTGAACAAGCGGGCAAGGAAATTCGTTCATTAACAGATATTACAAATGAACAATTAATAGATGTCAACTTACGCAGTTCAACCCGCGATGATGTTATTGATGAAATGATTGCCAAATTAGATGCAGCTGGTGTGCTCGAGTCAAAAGAAGCATTTAAAGAGGCAATATTTAAGCGAGAAGCACAAAGTACAACAGGAATTGGTGCAAATATTGCGATTCCACATGGTAAATCTGCTGCGGTGAAGCGGCCAGCAGTCGTTTTCGGACTTCAACGTGCTGGTGTGGATTGGAACAGTTTAGATGGAACAGCAGCCAAATTAATCTTTATGATTGCAGTCCCGGAAGAAAGTGCTGGTGACGAGCATTTGAAAATCTTGCAAATGCTATCTCGCCGCTTGATGGATGAAGAATTTAAAGAGAATTTATTAGCTGTAACGACAGTTGAAGAAGCTTATCGACTTTTGGAAACCATCCAATAA
- a CDS encoding DUF4870 domain-containing protein: MSDPNSKKQTIFKEEDGGNVGREKGTPVNEASGLAENLAGALCYVAGAITGIVFLITEKENHFVRFHAWQSIITSITFFILSIILSFIPIIGWILSLLLSPIVFVLWLFLMWKAYQGEKFKLPIIGEIAEKQLHQ; this comes from the coding sequence ATGTCGGATCCGAATTCTAAAAAACAAACTATTTTCAAAGAGGAAGATGGTGGAAATGTTGGCCGGGAAAAAGGGACTCCTGTAAACGAGGCGTCTGGATTGGCGGAAAATCTTGCCGGGGCACTTTGTTATGTAGCTGGGGCGATTACGGGCATTGTTTTTTTGATCACTGAAAAAGAAAATCACTTTGTTCGGTTTCATGCATGGCAATCAATCATTACATCCATTACCTTTTTTATTTTATCAATCATTCTTTCGTTCATTCCTATTATTGGTTGGATTTTATCCTTGTTATTAAGTCCGATTGTGTTTGTTTTATGGTTATTTTTGATGTGGAAGGCGTATCAAGGCGAAAAGTTTAAGTTACCGATTATCGGTGAGATAGCTGAAAAACAGTTACATCAATGA
- a CDS encoding BglG family transcription antiterminator, whose product MNIRQVELLNILLTTKEKYTLIDQLAEQLGCSEKTIRNDLKTAAIFCIEHSSISLERKPGCGIFLLGPEEERQHLVRLLQSNREKPTDERVFDIAYQLLTSNHPLTLQDFADQHFTNKTTVKKDLDYIADWLQPFGICLHSKQKVGIFLDGEEARKRSAMAHLSQLAPTHKHEHNSITRLFPAYEVNFVKSILYSGGFSFTDETFDRLIIHILIMIKRIKQKNPIIIPPDSQQITEQIEYQLAQELKKKIEPFFSVGIPDSEVIYLAWHLMSGKRLAIDEVENPMLDRLVNELITEMTRLTKIDFTTDITLFQGLSVHLQPALNRISYQLPIKNPLLTEIKNMYPYMFSMVIFTLGNAGFAFSGILPEDEAAYIALHFQASVERRKQRTPRKKRAIIVCHHGIGMSHLLRSRIERQIPGLQIEHCMSRADISKHKVDDFDLIISTMPLPEVSIFHIVISALFDLEDQERLHDFVENNGAVEQDQHQYATLQHFIVEDAIHVQVDLEHRYEVVEMLANSLYDHGLVKKEYIHSAILRERASATSIGSSIAIPHGNPPGILQSSIAVAVLKRPIEWGTEYVSLVFLLAVVNEDPEVIKKLFNELSLLSEQTEFVKKLSKQTTKQEILNELRQ is encoded by the coding sequence ATGAATATACGTCAGGTTGAATTATTGAACATCTTGTTAACGACAAAGGAAAAATATACATTAATAGACCAATTGGCCGAACAACTAGGTTGTTCGGAAAAAACGATTCGGAATGATTTAAAAACGGCTGCGATCTTTTGTATAGAGCATTCTAGCATTAGTCTAGAGCGTAAACCTGGATGTGGTATTTTTCTACTTGGTCCAGAGGAGGAGCGGCAGCACTTAGTCCGGTTGTTGCAGAGCAATCGTGAAAAACCAACGGATGAACGCGTTTTTGATATAGCTTATCAACTGCTGACGAGCAATCATCCACTGACGCTTCAAGATTTTGCAGACCAGCATTTTACGAATAAAACAACTGTTAAGAAGGATCTTGACTACATCGCAGATTGGCTGCAGCCATTTGGCATTTGTCTTCATTCTAAGCAGAAAGTCGGGATTTTTCTTGATGGGGAGGAAGCTAGGAAAAGGAGTGCGATGGCGCATTTATCACAGCTTGCCCCTACGCATAAGCATGAACACAATTCCATTACGCGTTTGTTTCCAGCGTATGAAGTGAACTTTGTGAAGTCTATATTATATAGTGGTGGGTTTTCGTTTACAGACGAAACATTTGATCGCTTAATCATCCATATTTTAATTATGATCAAGCGAATTAAACAAAAAAATCCCATTATCATTCCGCCGGATAGCCAACAAATCACAGAGCAAATTGAATACCAATTAGCGCAAGAATTGAAGAAGAAAATCGAACCTTTCTTTTCGGTAGGAATCCCAGATAGTGAAGTCATCTATTTAGCATGGCATTTAATGAGCGGAAAAAGACTGGCGATTGACGAAGTGGAAAATCCGATGCTTGACAGGTTAGTCAACGAACTCATTACTGAAATGACACGGTTAACAAAAATCGATTTCACCACTGATATTACCTTGTTTCAAGGGCTTTCAGTTCATCTTCAACCGGCTTTAAATCGAATTTCGTATCAGTTGCCGATAAAAAATCCCTTGCTGACAGAAATTAAAAATATGTATCCTTATATGTTCAGTATGGTCATTTTTACACTTGGAAACGCTGGTTTTGCGTTTTCTGGGATACTGCCTGAAGATGAGGCAGCTTATATTGCCCTTCATTTTCAAGCGTCAGTAGAGCGTAGAAAGCAGCGAACTCCACGAAAAAAGCGTGCAATCATTGTTTGTCATCATGGGATTGGTATGTCTCATTTACTGAGATCCCGAATTGAGCGTCAGATTCCTGGTTTACAAATTGAACATTGTATGAGTAGAGCAGATATTAGTAAACATAAGGTAGATGACTTTGACTTAATTATTTCGACGATGCCCCTACCGGAAGTATCCATTTTCCATATTGTGATCTCGGCTTTATTTGATCTAGAGGATCAAGAACGTCTACATGATTTTGTCGAAAATAATGGTGCGGTGGAGCAGGATCAACATCAGTATGCGACTTTGCAACATTTTATCGTTGAGGATGCTATTCATGTGCAAGTGGATCTTGAACATCGTTATGAAGTTGTAGAGATGTTGGCGAATTCTTTATATGATCATGGTCTTGTTAAAAAAGAGTATATTCACAGTGCCATTTTACGAGAAAGAGCCTCCGCAACTTCAATAGGCTCATCGATTGCCATTCCACACGGTAACCCGCCAGGTATTCTTCAGTCAAGCATTGCTGTAGCTGTTTTGAAAAGGCCGATTGAATGGGGAACTGAATATGTATCACTTGTATTTCTACTTGCTGTTGTGAATGAAGACCCAGAAGTCATAAAAAAGCTTTTTAACGAACTGTCATTGCTAAGTGAACAAACAGAATTCGTCAAAAAACTATCAAAACAGACAACAAAACAAGAAATTTTGAATGAATTAAGGCAATAA
- a CDS encoding ATP-binding protein: protein MKRTIQLSVIFSILFISLFVAGKAIKGNMNKEHDPLLILDEQMVKKDLYETFLILSDNEKDYSIEDIASGKYDADFVLPEEFDRKMGFFPVGKWLKFDLKNDTTTKEWLLEFKFPLIHQIHIYTEDRSGIQKIATVGADFPFSKRAINHRHFVFNIDIEPYETKSFYVLLHAGGDLHPPVNVWEKDKFFEKMQSEIVLLGIFYGMISIMIVYNLFLYISLRIRSYLFYVLAISSTMIGYMSLNGDGFKYLWPDSPAWNLIAVPFWVSIACIFIVLFTREFLDTDRYVPFFKVISMMLIGLSMTTVLFLFISHYIAQNIMFLSTFSTFTSVVIIGFISLFRGVRAARFFVIGWLVFLTGTFITILERAIVIPYSIFTEYAGQGALSIEVVLLSLALADKINIMRKEKEKAERVARESQELAIESLRKTDELKDEFLAIISHELRTPLYGMVGIAESLQDGVAGKVSGGMRNQLDMIIMSGRRLSHLVNDILDLSKLKHNTLSIELKQVNLYDLVKVVFTICQPLLKEKQVRLVNRISPKLPVVLADPGRLQQIMYNLVGNAITYTEVGEVVVTAESVENDFIKVYVADTGKGIDPEFHNHIFEPFQQGNSTIFSEFTAGAGIGLSVTKRLINLHGGDIIVQSEVGKGAVFSFTLQSGYFQQPELEGTIVSLKPFKGAEPTLTVPTITLNRQSIKVLIADDELVNLQVLMNQLMLEGMDIVKATSGEEVLQLVEKHSFDLVILDIMMPHMSGYEVCERLRQTYSLLELPILMLTAKSQVHDKITAFEVGANDYVTTPCDKEELLSRVRTLAQLKSMNDELATLNVQLEAKVKERTKKLEVVNAHLTDKHQSLVAITESRRNLLANIAHELGTPVMLLHSYIQALQAGLITSEDEYYSKLVEDKIKVLNRLIDDLADLSHLESGRTSLNFQPVDLLAWLESVQQKFTFDVQAYRRNVKIEPFQLPLNSFTCSIDRERMEQVFTNILSNAVKHTTLDTGIIQLTITLSDEKDAVIIGIHDNGSGISEKMLPYIFDRFYQQLPEAPEKKQTGTGIGLAIVKEIIQKHHGKVWAESEENIGSTFYITLPIERNG, encoded by the coding sequence ATGAAAAGAACGATACAGCTTAGTGTGATTTTCTCAATACTCTTCATCTCGCTATTTGTGGCAGGAAAAGCGATAAAAGGAAATATGAATAAAGAGCATGATCCATTACTTATTCTCGACGAGCAGATGGTGAAAAAGGATTTATATGAAACGTTTCTAATTTTGTCTGATAATGAAAAGGACTATAGCATTGAAGACATTGCGTCAGGTAAGTATGATGCGGATTTTGTGCTACCTGAAGAGTTTGACAGAAAGATGGGCTTTTTTCCAGTAGGTAAATGGTTAAAATTTGATTTGAAAAATGATACAACTACCAAAGAATGGTTACTAGAATTTAAGTTTCCATTGATTCACCAAATACATATTTATACAGAAGATAGGTCAGGCATACAAAAAATTGCGACAGTTGGCGCTGATTTTCCTTTTTCAAAACGGGCCATTAATCATAGGCACTTTGTATTTAATATAGATATAGAGCCTTACGAAACGAAATCGTTCTACGTATTGTTACATGCTGGGGGCGATTTGCATCCCCCTGTAAATGTATGGGAAAAAGACAAGTTTTTTGAGAAAATGCAAAGCGAGATTGTTTTACTAGGGATATTTTATGGCATGATTTCGATTATGATTGTCTACAATTTGTTTCTTTATATTAGTTTGCGGATTCGATCCTATTTATTTTATGTCCTTGCAATTAGTAGTACGATGATAGGCTATATGTCGCTGAACGGAGATGGTTTTAAATACTTATGGCCTGATTCTCCTGCTTGGAATCTTATTGCTGTTCCATTTTGGGTAAGTATTGCATGTATTTTCATTGTCCTATTTACTAGAGAATTTTTGGATACAGATCGCTATGTACCATTCTTTAAAGTAATTTCGATGATGTTAATAGGATTGAGTATGACAACGGTATTATTTTTGTTTATTTCGCATTATATTGCACAAAACATCATGTTTTTGAGTACATTTAGTACGTTTACATCCGTCGTAATCATTGGTTTTATCAGCTTGTTTAGGGGAGTGCGTGCGGCGCGCTTTTTTGTTATAGGCTGGCTTGTTTTTTTAACAGGTACTTTTATAACGATTTTAGAGCGGGCAATCGTTATTCCTTATTCAATATTTACAGAGTATGCGGGACAAGGGGCACTGTCAATTGAAGTTGTGTTATTGTCTTTGGCACTGGCAGATAAAATTAATATTATGAGGAAAGAGAAGGAAAAGGCGGAGAGAGTTGCGAGAGAAAGTCAGGAATTGGCTATCGAAAGCTTGCGCAAAACAGATGAATTAAAAGATGAATTTTTGGCCATCATATCACATGAATTGCGCACGCCGCTATATGGCATGGTTGGAATTGCCGAGTCACTGCAGGATGGTGTGGCAGGAAAGGTGTCCGGTGGGATGAGAAACCAGCTGGATATGATTATTATGAGTGGTAGGCGGCTGTCCCATTTGGTGAACGATATTCTTGATCTTTCTAAATTGAAACATAACACGTTATCTATTGAATTGAAGCAAGTGAATTTATATGACTTAGTAAAAGTAGTTTTTACGATTTGTCAACCTTTACTAAAGGAGAAACAAGTACGTCTGGTCAATCGCATTTCACCCAAGTTACCGGTTGTATTAGCAGATCCTGGTCGTCTCCAGCAGATTATGTATAACTTAGTAGGCAATGCGATTACTTATACTGAGGTTGGTGAAGTGGTTGTAACAGCAGAATCTGTCGAGAATGATTTCATCAAAGTTTATGTAGCTGATACAGGAAAAGGAATTGATCCAGAATTTCACAATCATATTTTCGAACCGTTTCAGCAAGGTAATTCTACTATCTTCAGTGAATTTACCGCCGGTGCAGGAATCGGCCTGAGTGTAACGAAAAGACTCATTAACTTACACGGGGGTGATATCATTGTGCAGTCGGAGGTAGGCAAGGGGGCGGTGTTTAGTTTTACGCTGCAATCGGGTTATTTCCAACAGCCTGAATTGGAGGGGACTATCGTATCGTTAAAGCCATTTAAAGGTGCTGAGCCTACGTTAACTGTGCCAACAATTACGCTCAATCGGCAATCTATTAAAGTACTAATAGCAGATGATGAGTTGGTCAATTTACAAGTGTTAATGAATCAGCTCATGTTGGAAGGAATGGACATCGTGAAAGCGACAAGTGGAGAAGAGGTTTTACAACTAGTTGAAAAGCATTCTTTTGACTTAGTCATTCTCGATATTATGATGCCGCATATGTCAGGATATGAAGTCTGTGAACGATTGAGACAAACCTATTCTTTGTTAGAGTTACCAATTTTAATGTTGACGGCCAAAAGTCAAGTGCATGATAAAATAACAGCATTTGAAGTAGGTGCAAATGATTACGTGACAACACCTTGTGATAAAGAAGAGTTATTGTCGCGTGTGAGAACATTAGCACAATTAAAGTCGATGAACGATGAATTAGCAACATTGAATGTCCAATTGGAAGCAAAAGTGAAGGAACGAACAAAAAAACTTGAAGTAGTCAATGCGCATTTAACGGATAAACATCAATCACTGGTAGCAATAACGGAATCCAGGCGTAATCTATTAGCGAATATAGCACATGAATTAGGGACACCTGTGATGCTACTTCATAGTTATATTCAAGCATTACAAGCCGGATTAATTACTAGTGAAGATGAATATTACAGTAAATTAGTCGAGGATAAAATTAAAGTATTAAATCGATTAATTGATGACTTAGCAGATTTATCGCATCTCGAATCAGGACGAACTAGTTTAAACTTTCAACCTGTCGATTTGTTGGCATGGTTAGAAAGTGTACAGCAAAAATTTACATTTGATGTTCAAGCCTATAGGCGAAATGTCAAAATAGAGCCTTTTCAGTTGCCTTTGAATTCATTTACTTGTTCGATTGATAGAGAACGGATGGAGCAGGTATTTACAAATATCCTTTCTAATGCAGTGAAGCATACGACTTTGGATACAGGAATTATTCAATTGACAATTACCTTAAGTGATGAAAAAGATGCTGTTATTATTGGTATCCATGATAACGGTAGTGGTATAAGCGAGAAAATGCTTCCTTATATTTTTGATCGTTTTTACCAGCAACTGCCGGAGGCTCCTGAAAAAAAGCAAACAGGAACAGGGATTGGATTAGCGATTGTGAAAGAGATTATTCAAAAGCATCATGGGAAAGTATGGGCAGAAAGTGAAGAAAATATAGGAAGCACGTTTTATATTACGCTTCCAATCGAAAGAAATGGATAG
- the manA gene encoding mannose-6-phosphate isomerase, class I gives MYQEPIFLTPVFQERIWGGDKLKTLFGYSIPNDLTGEAWVISAHKNGPSTIKNGPLQGQSLAQAWSEHPSLFGKEKTEGDFPLLVKILDANDNLSVQVHPNDAYAQQVEGEPYGKTECWYVLDCEPDSEIIFGHRAKTQEDFKRRVDAGQWDDLLMSVPVKKGDFYYVPSGTIHAIGKGIVILEIQQSSDITYRVYDYDRKDDAGQTRELHIESAIEVTNYPHTSEAPEKVEQTVGDLVTTRLVKEQYFTVYDWKLEGKVATPLQADYLLVSVVNGTGEITVDGRSFPLEKGDNFLLPATITSYEMAGNLEMMVAHE, from the coding sequence ATGTATCAAGAACCAATTTTTTTAACACCAGTCTTTCAAGAACGAATTTGGGGGGGCGATAAACTCAAGACGTTATTTGGTTATTCGATTCCTAATGATCTAACAGGTGAGGCATGGGTGATTTCGGCTCATAAGAATGGTCCATCTACGATTAAAAACGGCCCGTTGCAGGGGCAAAGTTTAGCACAGGCTTGGTCTGAGCACCCATCATTATTTGGTAAAGAAAAGACGGAGGGTGACTTTCCGTTGTTAGTAAAAATATTGGATGCTAATGATAATTTGTCGGTGCAAGTCCATCCAAATGATGCCTATGCACAGCAAGTCGAAGGCGAGCCATACGGCAAGACGGAATGCTGGTATGTGCTTGATTGTGAGCCGGATAGTGAGATTATTTTCGGTCACCGTGCAAAAACGCAAGAAGACTTTAAACGCCGGGTAGACGCTGGACAATGGGATGACTTACTTATGAGTGTTCCCGTGAAAAAAGGCGATTTTTATTATGTGCCGAGTGGTACGATTCATGCAATTGGCAAGGGGATTGTCATTTTGGAAATCCAACAAAGTTCGGATATTACATACCGTGTTTATGATTATGATCGCAAGGATGATGCAGGACAAACACGTGAACTTCATATTGAGTCTGCGATTGAGGTAACGAATTATCCGCATACTTCAGAAGCACCTGAAAAAGTGGAACAGACTGTTGGGGACTTAGTTACTACTCGATTAGTGAAAGAACAGTATTTTACAGTTTACGATTGGAAGTTGGAGGGCAAGGTTGCGACGCCTTTACAAGCGGATTACTTGTTGGTCAGTGTTGTGAATGGAACAGGGGAGATTACTGTCGATGGCCGTTCATTCCCACTTGAAAAAGGGGATAACTTTCTGCTGCCAGCAACGATTACGAGTTATGAGATGGCAGGAAATTTAGAAATGATGGTAGCGCATGAATAA